Proteins encoded within one genomic window of Phototrophicus methaneseepsis:
- a CDS encoding AfsR/SARP family transcriptional regulator: MMGEIDPGCRIVAIDPYFTHARLLLNNFLDIGEDVIYLDCSVLDELGTSLSSAIQEFYNGHLPDLQSIRFILLDHIDSVVQSDLVHFLKAGLQELNTLGRFVLFGRRLPYDVLHDANLEPIAQILPSVNHVRHNELSASRHQIIVHAFNGGRVLVDGRSVEDWGGALPYNLFFYLVDKGMVKRQDIFDTFWPGFTNKEATNVFHVTKRKVRKILYDVDIYKYNNGFYRISPDVDVYYDVMHFTQLVQDANVAEGDRKIALLEQAVQLVHNRFLHTADEAWIVERRQQLEYALSDLLIDLADSKRKAGQLNAALGLCARALSMNDAREDVIMRIMELYLEIGMPADALSAYNLVEKRLVERYGIPPGRALRELADEAAAMLDGSQQDEPEDDDGTEGAASRADENKPTD; this comes from the coding sequence ATGATGGGGGAAATTGACCCGGGATGTCGCATTGTCGCGATAGACCCCTATTTTACGCATGCTAGGTTGTTACTGAATAACTTTCTGGATATCGGTGAAGACGTTATTTATCTTGACTGTAGTGTTTTGGATGAGTTAGGGACATCCTTATCATCAGCAATTCAAGAGTTCTATAACGGTCACTTGCCAGATTTGCAATCAATACGCTTTATCTTGCTGGATCATATTGATTCTGTTGTACAAAGTGACTTGGTCCATTTTTTAAAAGCAGGCCTGCAGGAGTTAAATACTCTGGGCCGCTTTGTTTTATTTGGAAGGCGGTTGCCTTATGATGTGTTGCATGATGCTAACCTGGAGCCTATTGCTCAGATCCTCCCCAGTGTCAATCATGTGCGCCATAACGAATTATCTGCTTCAAGGCATCAGATTATTGTTCATGCGTTTAATGGGGGGCGTGTTCTGGTTGATGGCCGATCTGTGGAGGATTGGGGCGGGGCACTGCCGTACAATCTATTCTTCTATTTAGTTGACAAAGGCATGGTAAAGCGCCAGGATATTTTTGACACATTCTGGCCCGGCTTCACGAATAAGGAAGCGACCAACGTCTTCCATGTGACAAAGCGTAAAGTCCGCAAGATACTCTATGATGTTGACATCTATAAGTATAACAATGGATTTTATCGCATTTCGCCGGATGTCGATGTTTATTACGATGTGATGCATTTTACACAGTTGGTGCAGGATGCTAATGTGGCAGAAGGCGATAGAAAGATCGCCTTATTAGAGCAGGCTGTCCAACTGGTACATAATCGCTTCTTGCATACGGCGGATGAAGCCTGGATTGTGGAACGGCGGCAGCAGTTAGAATATGCCCTGAGTGACTTGCTGATTGATTTGGCGGATAGCAAACGCAAAGCAGGGCAGTTAAATGCCGCTTTGGGCTTATGTGCGCGTGCGCTTTCTATGAACGATGCTCGTGAAGATGTCATCATGCGTATCATGGAGCTATACTTGGAGATAGGTATGCCTGCTGATGCGCTGAGTGCTTATAATCTCGTAGAGAAGCGGCTTGTTGAGCGCTATGGGATTCCACCAGGGCGTGCCCTGCGTGAGCTTGCTGACGAAGCGGCAGCCATGCTCGATGGATCACAGCAAGACGAACCCGAAGACGATGATGGAACAGAAGGTGCAGCTAGCAGGGCGGACGAAAACAAGCCCACGGATTAA